From Halapricum desulfuricans, a single genomic window includes:
- a CDS encoding DUF7525 family protein, translating into MGETAGSSDMGIGLGMLFGALALAGAAVMYLAVDDQVFAATGFAVAVIAGSIAIGALHVYAS; encoded by the coding sequence ATGGGCGAAACTGCCGGGAGTTCGGACATGGGGATCGGCCTCGGTATGTTGTTCGGCGCACTCGCACTGGCTGGTGCTGCAGTGATGTATCTCGCCGTCGACGATCAAGTGTTCGCAGCGACCGGGTTCGCCGTCGCTGTGATCGCAGGATCGATCGCGATCGGTGCGCTGCACGTGTACGCATCGTAG
- a CDS encoding DUF7123 family protein encodes MGEFSEEEQRILEYVRERAAGGEAYLRAKQIAEGIGLSAKQVGVRLPKLAEKTEEVDIEKWGRARSTTWRVTR; translated from the coding sequence ATGGGCGAGTTCAGCGAGGAAGAGCAGCGGATTCTGGAGTACGTCCGCGAGCGTGCCGCAGGCGGTGAAGCGTATCTCCGGGCGAAACAGATCGCCGAGGGGATCGGCCTCTCGGCGAAGCAGGTCGGTGTTCGGCTCCCGAAACTCGCCGAGAAAACCGAGGAGGTCGACATCGAAAAGTGGGGGCGTGCCCGATCGACGACCTGGCGGGTCACGCGCTGA
- a CDS encoding SRPBCC family protein: MTIRVEREVAVPVPPERVWEYLVEPANRARPISVVTDFELDDETGRNATWHIRLPIPLIDRTIAIETEDVTREPPEYVKFVGRSKVMHVVGEHELERTEEGTRLTNRFTVEGRVPGVERFFKRNLEAEFDNIEDALFEDLGLHH, encoded by the coding sequence ATGACGATTCGGGTCGAGCGGGAGGTAGCCGTGCCGGTCCCGCCCGAGCGCGTCTGGGAGTATCTCGTCGAGCCGGCAAACCGGGCCCGGCCGATCAGCGTGGTCACCGACTTCGAACTCGACGACGAGACGGGTCGGAATGCGACCTGGCACATCAGGCTACCGATCCCGCTGATCGACCGGACGATCGCCATCGAGACGGAGGACGTGACTCGCGAGCCGCCGGAGTACGTCAAGTTCGTCGGCCGCTCGAAGGTGATGCACGTCGTCGGCGAGCACGAACTCGAACGAACCGAGGAGGGAACGCGATTGACCAATCGCTTCACCGTCGAAGGACGGGTTCCCGGCGTCGAACGCTTCTTCAAGCGGAACCTCGAAGCGGAGTTCGACAACATCGAGGACGCACTGTTCGAAGACCTCGGGTTGCACCACTAG
- a CDS encoding glycoside hydrolase family 15 protein: MSQARARAGETHAGHSYFTQPRVVQTHMEPPIDFQVPSDKDAIASTPAGDGQHVLVSANCYAANPRIDAEGAIIEETSAFRSDIELFYDYHTLLWDPEREQTLDNRDDAVASDVDWASSRVPEIHLDNEFVFADGMGATLSQRVVESVDRCSMTIHSEATFEEAGDRTLYTLLNFGINGHSHEDPNAVHEAQARCTPDHDVIVADDDDRFLAIVQEHDGQRRFDGYRIGHAGESTGRERSAWAEIYEDNNGWLTNSTAGAGDLDGGFGLFVEDIERVEWTTAIGFAHDAESAIDHAVAALDAGYETDRAAFADAWESWHAGVTTAPTGEDAVDDRYERSLTAIRAARDSSGGMVAGAFKPKNMTYRFIWPRDQVIMIQALLAAGADREARDAVAWLDDVQITGDVVDDRGIERHGTWWQNYYTDGSSHWTALQLDQVGGPIYAHWLTWRETGDDGVLDVHYDMSRRAAEFLLEWDNGWGFPDAHQDPWEETWGHSTEGSAAAIAGLRCMAELAEARGEDEFAVRCRKRADVWADNFETYCYRTGTPYGDHFVTADKPEHGGDPAPDARPDAAAFMAYWPWNVVAADADTMRSTVELTEDPAWVAEETPCIGRYPGDRYTPTGGPDDGGWPLCEAYADVVRWQSGLDPDAVTTHVREHAGEWTTTADLLPERVASDGTVDWNSNLQWSQATYVLLVESHLRGEPYGLAPGRSDNS; the protein is encoded by the coding sequence GTGTCACAGGCTCGCGCCCGGGCAGGCGAGACGCACGCCGGCCACAGCTATTTCACCCAGCCTCGCGTGGTACAGACACACATGGAGCCCCCGATCGACTTTCAGGTACCCAGCGACAAGGATGCCATCGCGAGCACACCGGCGGGTGACGGCCAGCACGTGCTGGTTTCAGCCAATTGCTACGCCGCGAACCCCCGGATCGACGCCGAGGGGGCGATCATCGAGGAGACGTCCGCGTTCCGCTCTGACATCGAACTGTTTTACGATTACCACACGTTGCTGTGGGATCCCGAGCGCGAGCAGACGCTTGACAACCGCGACGACGCCGTCGCGAGCGACGTCGACTGGGCGTCCAGCCGCGTCCCCGAGATTCATCTCGATAACGAGTTCGTCTTCGCCGATGGGATGGGTGCGACCCTCTCCCAGCGGGTCGTCGAGAGCGTCGATCGCTGCTCGATGACGATCCACAGCGAGGCCACCTTCGAGGAGGCCGGTGATCGGACGCTGTACACGCTGCTCAACTTCGGGATCAACGGTCACAGTCACGAGGATCCAAACGCCGTCCACGAGGCGCAGGCGCGGTGTACCCCCGACCACGACGTGATCGTGGCCGACGACGACGACCGCTTTCTGGCGATCGTTCAGGAACACGACGGACAGCGGCGTTTCGACGGCTATCGGATCGGCCACGCTGGCGAGTCGACCGGCCGCGAGCGTAGCGCCTGGGCAGAGATCTACGAGGACAACAACGGCTGGCTCACCAATTCCACGGCGGGCGCGGGTGATCTGGACGGCGGGTTCGGCCTGTTCGTCGAGGACATCGAGCGGGTCGAGTGGACGACTGCCATCGGCTTCGCTCACGACGCCGAGTCGGCTATCGATCACGCAGTCGCCGCTCTCGACGCGGGGTACGAGACCGATCGCGCGGCCTTCGCCGACGCCTGGGAATCCTGGCACGCGGGCGTCACAACCGCCCCGACCGGCGAGGACGCGGTCGACGATCGCTACGAGCGGTCGTTGACAGCGATTCGGGCTGCTCGCGACAGCTCCGGCGGGATGGTTGCCGGCGCGTTCAAGCCCAAGAACATGACCTACCGGTTCATCTGGCCGCGCGATCAGGTGATCATGATCCAGGCGCTGCTGGCGGCTGGCGCTGATCGGGAAGCTCGGGACGCCGTCGCGTGGCTGGATGACGTCCAGATCACCGGTGACGTGGTAGACGACCGCGGAATCGAACGTCACGGCACCTGGTGGCAGAACTACTATACGGACGGCTCGTCCCACTGGACTGCCCTCCAGCTCGACCAGGTCGGCGGGCCGATCTACGCCCACTGGCTGACCTGGCGGGAGACCGGCGACGACGGCGTCCTCGATGTACACTACGATATGTCCCGCCGTGCTGCGGAGTTCCTGCTGGAGTGGGACAACGGCTGGGGGTTTCCCGACGCTCATCAGGACCCCTGGGAGGAGACGTGGGGCCACTCCACGGAGGGATCGGCGGCCGCTATCGCAGGCCTGCGATGTATGGCCGAGCTGGCCGAGGCCCGTGGTGAGGACGAGTTCGCAGTCCGGTGTCGCAAGCGGGCCGACGTGTGGGCGGACAACTTCGAGACGTACTGCTACCGGACGGGGACGCCCTACGGTGATCACTTCGTGACTGCCGATAAACCGGAACACGGCGGCGACCCTGCACCCGACGCCCGGCCTGACGCGGCGGCGTTCATGGCCTACTGGCCGTGGAACGTCGTCGCTGCGGACGCCGACACGATGCGCTCGACGGTCGAACTGACCGAGGATCCGGCGTGGGTGGCAGAAGAGACGCCTTGCATCGGTCGCTATCCCGGTGACCGATACACGCCGACCGGCGGACCGGACGACGGCGGCTGGCCCCTGTGTGAAGCCTACGCCGATGTGGTCCGCTGGCAGAGCGGCCTCGATCCGGACGCGGTGACAACACACGTCCGCGAACACGCAGGCGAGTGGACGACCACGGCAGACCTGCTCCCCGAGCGGGTCGCGAGTGACGGCACGGTCGACTGGAACTCGAATCTCCAGTGGAGTCAGGCGACGTACGTCTTGCTGGTCGAGAGCCACCTGCGCGGGGAACCGTACGGACTCGCTCCGGGACGGTCTGATAACTCGTGA
- a CDS encoding AAA family ATPase: protein MTANGVELSVAGARKRDAGRGIARIPEPVRSRLGILSGDSIVIEGDRETVAKVWPGDGDEAVIRIDADTRSNAGVTIGDTVRVRPATVSTARSIRVTPTEPLEEFEADSIALLVEDGLADRPVREGEQFHVEGIGGFQVLDTTPGGSVRVEASTNVRVAERDRTDQQTGSEPQSDGEDPDRSDEGEDGTTYEDIGGLDDELERVREMIELPLSEPELFRRLSIAPPSGVLLYGPPGTGKTLIARAVANEVDAYFDVISGPEIVSKYKGESEERLREAFDQATENAPAILFIDEVDSIAGARDDDSDMENRVVAQLLTLMDGLEDRGRVVVIGATNRVDAVDPALRRGGRFDREIEIGVPGVDGRREILDVHTRGMPLAADVDLDRIAERTHGFVGADVESLTTEAAMHALRRDQERPTVSREDFEAALASVDPSAMREYVAESPSVDFEAVGGLDDAKEALERAVEWPLQYGPLFDAADTEPPSGVLLHGPPGTGKTLLARALAGESGVNFVHVNGPELLDRYVGESEESVREVFDRARQTAPTIVFLDEIDAIAGRRGDSNEVTERVVSQLLTELDGVAENPNLVVVAATNRKAAIDDALLRPGRLEEHIEVPLPDADARRKILDVHTRDKPLGGGVDLEELVTRTEGYSGAEIEALVRKATIAAIDDIVLAHAPEEANEYADEISVTAAHFENALEE from the coding sequence ATGACAGCCAACGGGGTGGAGTTGTCGGTCGCCGGCGCACGCAAGCGCGACGCCGGCCGCGGCATCGCCCGGATTCCCGAGCCGGTCCGGAGTCGTCTCGGCATCCTGAGCGGCGATTCGATCGTCATCGAAGGGGATCGAGAGACGGTCGCGAAGGTCTGGCCGGGCGACGGCGACGAGGCCGTGATCCGGATCGACGCCGACACGCGGTCGAACGCGGGCGTGACGATCGGAGATACCGTCCGCGTCAGACCGGCGACAGTCTCGACAGCCAGATCTATCAGGGTCACGCCAACTGAGCCCCTCGAGGAGTTCGAGGCGGATTCGATCGCGCTGCTCGTCGAGGACGGGCTGGCCGACCGACCGGTACGCGAGGGCGAACAGTTCCACGTCGAAGGTATCGGTGGCTTTCAGGTCCTCGATACCACACCGGGCGGCTCGGTTCGCGTCGAGGCCAGTACCAACGTACGCGTCGCGGAGCGCGATCGGACGGACCAACAGACGGGCAGCGAGCCCCAGTCCGACGGCGAGGACCCCGATCGGTCCGACGAGGGCGAGGACGGGACGACATACGAGGACATCGGCGGACTCGACGACGAGCTAGAGCGGGTCCGTGAGATGATCGAACTCCCGCTGTCAGAACCCGAGTTGTTCCGGCGGCTGTCGATCGCGCCGCCGAGCGGCGTCTTGCTGTACGGCCCGCCGGGGACCGGCAAGACGCTGATCGCCCGGGCGGTCGCGAACGAGGTCGATGCCTACTTCGATGTCATCTCCGGTCCGGAAATCGTCTCGAAGTACAAGGGCGAAAGTGAGGAGCGGCTGCGCGAGGCGTTCGATCAGGCGACCGAGAACGCCCCGGCGATCTTGTTCATCGACGAAGTCGACTCGATCGCGGGCGCTCGCGACGACGACAGCGACATGGAGAACCGTGTGGTCGCCCAGCTACTGACGCTGATGGACGGGCTCGAAGACCGTGGCCGTGTCGTGGTCATCGGTGCGACTAACCGCGTCGATGCGGTCGACCCCGCGTTGCGCCGGGGCGGGCGCTTCGACCGGGAGATCGAGATCGGCGTGCCGGGCGTCGACGGTCGCCGGGAAATCCTCGATGTGCACACGCGAGGGATGCCACTGGCAGCGGACGTTGACCTCGACCGGATCGCCGAGCGGACGCACGGGTTCGTCGGTGCCGACGTCGAGAGCCTGACGACCGAGGCCGCGATGCACGCGTTGCGACGGGATCAGGAACGGCCGACGGTCAGTCGCGAGGACTTCGAGGCGGCACTGGCATCGGTCGACCCCTCGGCGATGCGGGAGTACGTCGCCGAATCCCCGAGCGTCGACTTCGAGGCCGTCGGTGGGCTGGACGACGCCAAGGAGGCGCTCGAACGGGCCGTCGAGTGGCCGCTACAGTACGGGCCGCTGTTCGACGCCGCCGACACCGAACCGCCCAGCGGCGTCCTGTTACACGGGCCTCCAGGGACTGGCAAGACGTTGCTCGCGCGAGCGCTGGCCGGCGAAAGTGGGGTCAACTTCGTTCACGTCAACGGCCCCGAGCTACTGGATCGATACGTCGGCGAGTCCGAGGAGTCGGTCCGGGAAGTGTTCGATCGGGCTCGCCAGACCGCGCCGACGATCGTCTTCCTCGACGAGATCGACGCCATCGCGGGCCGACGTGGGGACTCCAACGAGGTGACCGAGCGCGTCGTCTCCCAACTACTGACTGAACTGGACGGGGTCGCCGAGAACCCCAACCTCGTCGTCGTCGCCGCGACCAATCGCAAGGCTGCGATCGACGACGCGCTGTTGCGACCCGGGCGACTCGAAGAGCACATCGAGGTCCCTCTGCCCGACGCCGACGCCCGACGGAAAATACTCGACGTCCACACGCGAGACAAGCCCCTCGGCGGGGGCGTCGACCTCGAAGAGCTGGTGACCAGGACGGAGGGGTACTCCGGCGCGGAGATCGAGGCGCTGGTCCGAAAGGCCACGATCGCCGCTATCGACGATATCGTGCTCGCTCACGCACCCGAGGAGGCCAACGAGTACGCCGACGAAATATCGGTCACGGCCGCACATTTCGAGAACGCACTCGAAGAGTAA
- a CDS encoding preprotein translocase subunit Sec61beta encodes MSSDSGGLMSSAGLVRYFDAEDRNAIRIDPKTVVAFGAMFGVLVLVLNAL; translated from the coding sequence ATGAGCTCCGACAGCGGCGGATTGATGTCCAGCGCCGGCCTCGTCCGGTACTTCGACGCCGAGGATCGAAACGCGATCCGGATCGACCCGAAGACCGTGGTCGCATTCGGTGCAATGTTCGGCGTGCTCGTTCTCGTGTTGAACGCACTGTAG
- a CDS encoding DUF402 domain-containing protein, whose translation MSDAARVKVRGIYTTALTRALATADDFEVVQASPAIDDRFDREFDPEPADATVRTTDDRQGVGIVGPEAPAVRERLAAVGRDTFTWLDDAPRGAVVDATVTETRGSGAILDLGERSGFLPFSNSDEHVSEGDTLRVQVTEARPPWDDGRPVVDTTVRVQRPLVTLVRDGTGRPSGQPELVELLPTEPPEGWRAKWARVADDAGLDALGDALDAAVERAKTIDTAIQETGAVEETPHTVLDGQPTVWAWFGRESRFELDEHRREVTETMAGHHRIKAGDERASAAVDFVEAVCDGDGEFPFEAVSRQFGPTRGGTVAIDHGKPAGHCIRLGRGEVVEYDPEGTIRVEREMSPGGTYDALGVDRQAGDVARTKFTEGKWWYPTVYEGPDGEKRGTYINVCTPVEIFPTSVRYVDLHVDVVKHADGTVERVDDDELDAAVEAGDIPQALAEKARGVASAIENALRS comes from the coding sequence ATGAGTGACGCTGCCCGCGTGAAGGTCAGAGGGATCTACACGACTGCACTGACTCGTGCCCTTGCCACGGCGGACGACTTCGAAGTCGTCCAGGCCTCGCCGGCGATCGACGACCGTTTCGACCGCGAGTTCGATCCCGAGCCGGCCGACGCGACCGTCCGGACGACCGACGACCGACAGGGCGTCGGCATCGTCGGCCCCGAAGCGCCCGCCGTTCGTGAGCGACTGGCAGCAGTCGGTCGGGACACGTTCACCTGGCTGGATGATGCGCCACGCGGGGCCGTCGTCGACGCGACTGTCACCGAAACCAGGGGAAGCGGCGCGATCCTCGATCTGGGCGAGCGGTCCGGGTTTCTGCCCTTCTCGAACAGCGACGAACACGTCTCGGAAGGAGACACTCTCCGCGTGCAGGTGACTGAAGCGCGGCCACCCTGGGACGACGGCCGACCGGTGGTCGATACGACGGTTCGCGTCCAGCGCCCGCTCGTGACGCTGGTTCGGGACGGAACGGGTAGACCGAGCGGCCAGCCCGAACTCGTGGAGCTACTCCCGACGGAGCCGCCCGAAGGATGGCGTGCCAAGTGGGCTCGCGTGGCCGACGACGCCGGCCTGGACGCGCTCGGGGACGCGCTCGACGCGGCCGTCGAACGAGCCAAAACTATCGATACGGCCATCCAAGAGACTGGTGCAGTCGAGGAGACTCCTCACACAGTTCTCGACGGACAGCCGACAGTCTGGGCCTGGTTCGGCCGTGAGTCCCGGTTCGAACTCGACGAACACCGACGGGAAGTCACGGAGACGATGGCCGGCCACCACCGGATCAAGGCCGGCGACGAACGGGCCAGCGCGGCCGTCGATTTCGTCGAAGCAGTCTGTGACGGTGACGGCGAGTTCCCCTTCGAGGCCGTTTCCCGGCAGTTCGGCCCGACCAGAGGCGGCACCGTCGCGATCGACCACGGCAAGCCGGCCGGCCACTGCATCCGACTCGGGCGTGGTGAAGTCGTCGAATACGATCCTGAGGGGACCATCCGCGTCGAGCGGGAGATGTCTCCCGGCGGGACCTACGACGCCCTGGGGGTGGATCGCCAGGCCGGCGACGTCGCGCGGACGAAGTTCACGGAAGGCAAGTGGTGGTATCCGACCGTCTACGAGGGGCCGGACGGCGAGAAACGCGGGACCTACATCAACGTCTGTACGCCCGTCGAGATATTCCCGACGAGCGTCCGCTACGTCGACCTGCACGTGGACGTGGTCAAACACGCCGACGGCACGGTCGAGCGCGTCGACGACGACGAACTCGACGCGGCCGTCGAGGCGGGTGACATTCCACAAGCGCTGGCCGAAAAAGCTCGCGGAGTCGCCAGCGCCATCGAGAACGCACTCAGAAGTTGA
- a CDS encoding TIGR00266 family protein, with translation MEYDIDHRPSYALITAELNQGDSLVSEAGAMVSHTDGIEIETSADGGMLSSLKRKAFGGESFFMNTFTAERPGHVTLAPPLPGDVIQYGLNQNTLYVQSGSFVAAEPNVDIDTEFGGGKTFFGGEGLFLLKLTGAGSTFLSSYGAIEAKELEPGESYIVDTGHIVAFEGTTDFDVRKVGGLKSTLFSGEGLVCEFTGPGTVWLQTRSPDAFISWLAPNLPSGDDGGGRGGGFDINF, from the coding sequence ATGGAGTACGACATCGACCACAGACCGTCCTACGCGCTCATCACGGCAGAACTCAATCAAGGCGACTCGCTCGTCTCCGAAGCGGGTGCGATGGTGAGCCATACCGACGGCATCGAGATCGAGACCAGCGCCGATGGAGGGATGCTCAGTTCGCTCAAGCGCAAGGCCTTCGGCGGCGAGTCGTTCTTTATGAACACGTTCACCGCCGAGCGGCCGGGCCACGTGACGCTCGCGCCACCGTTACCCGGCGACGTGATCCAGTACGGTCTGAATCAGAACACGCTCTACGTCCAGTCGGGATCGTTCGTCGCCGCCGAGCCGAACGTGGACATCGACACCGAGTTCGGCGGTGGCAAGACGTTCTTCGGTGGGGAGGGGCTGTTCCTGCTGAAGTTGACTGGCGCAGGGTCGACGTTCCTCTCGAGTTACGGTGCGATCGAGGCCAAGGAACTCGAGCCCGGCGAGTCCTACATCGTCGACACCGGCCACATTGTCGCCTTCGAGGGGACGACTGACTTCGACGTGCGGAAGGTCGGGGGGCTGAAATCGACATTGTTCAGCGGCGAGGGGCTCGTCTGTGAGTTTACTGGCCCGGGCACGGTATGGCTGCAGACCCGCAGCCCCGATGCGTTCATCTCCTGGCTCGCCCCGAACCTCCCCAGTGGCGACGACGGCGGCGGCCGCGGCGGCGGGTTCGATATCAACTTCTGA
- a CDS encoding SDR family NAD(P)-dependent oxidoreductase produces the protein MIEPDLAGQVALVTGSAKGIGRDLLLTLADRGADVAVHYRSSDDAAAEVAREASKRGVRATVVQADVTEPDQVAALFETVEAELGAVDILVNNVGAFAPRHWEAIDFETWNTVLETNLNGTYLCSKAALPAMREQEYGRIVNVGYASSEKGLVNTQNFPYFAAKSGVLMFTRMLAADTQHDGITVNAVSPYVVENSDEFPAEAPRGRWASTDDLAQVLLFFLDPDSGYISGQNVEVDGGWLPETV, from the coding sequence ATGATCGAACCGGATCTCGCCGGACAGGTCGCGCTCGTGACCGGAAGCGCGAAGGGAATCGGTCGGGACCTGTTGCTTACACTCGCTGATCGTGGGGCAGACGTAGCCGTTCACTACCGGAGTAGCGACGACGCGGCCGCCGAGGTCGCTCGCGAGGCCAGCAAGCGAGGCGTTCGGGCGACTGTCGTCCAGGCCGACGTGACCGAACCGGATCAGGTCGCCGCACTGTTCGAAACCGTCGAGGCAGAACTGGGGGCCGTGGATATCCTGGTAAACAACGTCGGCGCGTTCGCGCCTCGCCACTGGGAGGCGATCGACTTCGAGACCTGGAACACGGTCCTGGAGACGAACCTCAACGGGACCTATCTCTGCTCGAAGGCCGCCCTGCCGGCGATGCGCGAGCAAGAGTACGGACGGATCGTCAACGTCGGCTACGCCTCCAGCGAGAAGGGGCTGGTCAACACCCAGAACTTCCCGTATTTCGCGGCCAAATCAGGCGTCCTGATGTTCACGCGAATGCTCGCGGCCGACACCCAGCACGACGGCATCACCGTCAACGCCGTCTCGCCGTACGTCGTCGAAAACTCCGACGAGTTCCCCGCGGAAGCACCCCGCGGTCGGTGGGCGAGCACGGACGACCTGGCGCAGGTGCTGCTCTTTTTCCTCGATCCGGACAGCGGCTACATCTCCGGGCAGAACGTCGAAGTCGACGGCGGGTGGCTTCCTGAAACGGTGTAG
- a CDS encoding DUF7287 family protein: protein MTLDFTIGVTIFLIVLAGVFVFVPGTLQPFEEGGQEDLVTVNRVADGLAEQSLTGSTTPYILDANCTVAFFDTAASPSSECGYSGGNLSERIGVSGQQSVNVTIRKGVDSGGGTSAPLCYNESQPPGERLNETDCGSEATRLAVGGTSIGDQSSVTARRVVELDGQDVFLVVVIW, encoded by the coding sequence ATGACGCTCGATTTCACGATCGGGGTGACGATCTTCCTGATCGTCCTCGCAGGGGTGTTCGTGTTCGTGCCGGGGACGCTCCAGCCCTTCGAAGAGGGGGGCCAGGAGGATCTCGTGACGGTCAACCGCGTCGCTGATGGCTTGGCCGAGCAGTCCCTCACTGGGTCGACGACACCGTATATTCTCGATGCGAACTGCACTGTCGCGTTTTTCGATACCGCCGCGAGCCCATCGTCGGAATGTGGGTACAGCGGCGGGAACCTCTCCGAACGGATCGGGGTCAGTGGGCAGCAATCGGTCAACGTCACGATCCGGAAGGGCGTCGACAGCGGTGGGGGTACGAGCGCCCCGCTCTGCTACAACGAGTCACAACCGCCCGGCGAGCGACTCAACGAGACTGATTGTGGCAGTGAGGCGACCCGACTGGCCGTCGGTGGGACGTCAATCGGCGACCAGTCGTCGGTGACTGCGCGCCGTGTGGTCGAACTCGACGGACAGGACGTGTTTCTGGTGGTGGTCATATGGTAG
- a CDS encoding DUF7288 family protein: protein MVADRGQAHTLEAVVAALLLLTSVVFALQITAVTPLSASTSNQHIENQQQASAAGALSMAHESGALEESILYWNTSGDRFHGATPNGYYTRTMSTAFGEILERSFGERGIAYNVNLIYATDGGGVGREEMIYRGVPSDNAVVTTRTVVLTDDDRIRRANMTEGDRVNETGFYAPDVGDGGYYNTIRVEVVVWRI, encoded by the coding sequence ATGGTAGCTGATCGAGGACAGGCGCACACGCTCGAGGCGGTCGTTGCGGCCTTGCTGTTGCTCACGAGTGTCGTCTTCGCATTGCAGATCACGGCTGTCACGCCGCTGTCGGCGAGCACGTCCAACCAGCACATCGAGAACCAGCAGCAGGCGAGCGCCGCGGGTGCGCTCTCGATGGCTCACGAGAGCGGTGCCCTCGAGGAGTCGATACTGTACTGGAATACGTCCGGCGATCGCTTCCACGGGGCCACTCCCAACGGGTACTACACCCGGACGATGTCGACGGCGTTCGGGGAGATACTCGAGCGTTCGTTCGGCGAACGCGGGATCGCTTACAACGTCAATCTGATATACGCCACTGACGGCGGTGGTGTCGGACGCGAAGAAATGATCTATCGCGGTGTCCCGAGCGACAACGCCGTCGTGACGACCAGAACGGTCGTGTTGACCGACGACGATCGCATCCGTCGCGCGAACATGACCGAAGGCGACCGCGTCAACGAGACCGGGTTCTATGCCCCTGACGTCGGTGATGGCGGGTACTATAATACGATCCGTGTGGAGGTGGTCGTATGGCGGATCTAG
- a CDS encoding DUF7261 family protein: protein MADLGGDNRRPSGNNSRGQVMLIAAFVLAVSFLAVAVMLNAVIYSENLATRGEDARGSEAIAYRADIADGAGQLLEYANDNGTAFNDRTEAFNRTLRPMYNDTARVQAIDGIATDLSVRSISEGTLVAQRDPTRNFTNANGNEEWTLVENAAGTRAFRINVTNQGALASSTGDAFTVNVSDGTDEWSVSIYGNSTNTTVAVDGSSICTVGPTPSIDVTRGEINGKPCDPLVFASGVAGDYAIEFDDADAIVGTVSLVTNTTDYDTDNYDSDAPRVEAVIYSATLHLRHASADHVYATDVRVAPGETDA, encoded by the coding sequence ATGGCGGATCTAGGCGGTGACAACCGGCGACCGTCCGGGAACAACTCCCGCGGACAGGTGATGTTGATCGCCGCCTTCGTGCTGGCCGTGTCGTTTCTCGCGGTCGCGGTGATGCTGAACGCGGTGATCTATTCGGAGAACCTGGCCACCCGGGGTGAAGACGCCCGTGGTTCCGAAGCGATCGCGTACAGAGCCGATATCGCCGACGGTGCCGGGCAACTTCTCGAGTACGCCAATGATAATGGGACGGCGTTCAACGACCGGACTGAAGCATTCAACCGGACGCTGCGACCGATGTACAACGACACGGCACGGGTACAGGCGATCGACGGGATCGCGACTGACCTCTCAGTTCGATCGATCAGCGAGGGGACGCTGGTCGCCCAGCGGGACCCGACGCGGAACTTCACAAACGCGAACGGAAACGAGGAGTGGACTCTCGTGGAGAACGCCGCCGGGACGCGGGCGTTTCGGATCAACGTGACCAACCAGGGCGCACTCGCCAGTTCGACCGGTGACGCGTTCACTGTCAACGTCAGCGACGGCACCGACGAATGGTCCGTTTCGATCTACGGTAACAGCACCAACACGACGGTCGCGGTCGATGGATCCAGCATATGCACTGTCGGACCGACGCCCTCGATCGACGTGACCAGGGGAGAAATAAACGGAAAGCCGTGCGATCCGCTCGTGTTCGCATCCGGCGTTGCCGGTGACTACGCAATCGAGTTCGACGACGCGGACGCGATCGTCGGCACCGTCTCGCTTGTCACGAACACCACCGATTACGATACCGATAATTACGACTCCGATGCACCGCGTGTGGAAGCCGTGATTTACTCGGCAACGCTGCATCTCCGTCACGCGTCAGCCGATCACGTCTACGCCACGGACGTCCGGGTTGCTCCGGGTGAGACCGATGCGTGA
- a CDS encoding DUF7266 family protein gives MRDERGVSMALGYVLGLSIAFLLVAGLFVAGGNFVQEQRETSVRTEMAVISEQIASDMESADRLAQSTDNGTIVVERSLPSRVSGSGYTVSVEGGADPRLVLRTRDPDVEITAHFSNVTAVESTETTGGPIQVVYENGALVLERRDR, from the coding sequence ATGCGTGACGAGCGTGGCGTCTCGATGGCGCTCGGGTACGTGCTCGGGCTGTCAATCGCGTTTCTGCTCGTTGCCGGGTTGTTCGTCGCCGGCGGGAACTTCGTCCAGGAACAGCGCGAGACCAGCGTCCGAACGGAGATGGCAGTCATCAGCGAGCAGATCGCGTCCGATATGGAGTCCGCGGATCGGCTGGCCCAATCGACCGACAACGGAACTATCGTCGTCGAACGATCGCTTCCGTCCCGGGTCAGTGGGTCCGGCTACACCGTCAGCGTCGAGGGTGGCGCCGACCCCCGGCTGGTGTTGCGCACGCGCGATCCGGACGTCGAGATCACAGCACACTTCTCGAACGTAACTGCCGTCGAGTCGACGGAGACGACCGGCGGCCCCATACAGGTAGTCTATGAAAACGGCGCGCTCGTGCTCGAACGGAGGGATCGATGA